The Caulobacter sp. SL161 DNA window CGACAGGCGATCCGGCCGGAAGCTTTCGTGTGCCCGACTATCGCGGGCAGTTCTTCCGAGGGATCGCCAGCGACGCCGCCCAGGATCCAGGGCTCGCGAGTCGTATCGCGCCGCCAGGCGGCGCTTCGGCGACCATGGTCGGCTCCACCCAACCACCTATGGTCCAAGGTCACGCCCACGAGTACGGCGCGCTCAATGGCGTGGAAACGGGTGACACCGGCTCAGGCGGCGGCGTGCCACCCACGGCCCAGCCCAAGACCACAGGCCTCTACAGCGCCGACGGCTCCTCGAGTCTTAGCGGCGAGGAGACCCGCCCCCAGAACATCTACGTCAACTATCTCGTCAAGGCGAGCCGGGCGCGCGTGCGCCTGGGCGTTGGCGTCAGGCCGCCAGCCCCCTAGCAAGAAGGAGACTCCCCCATGTCCACCTATCAGGAAGATCGCCGTATCTTTTCGCGATTCATCGACGAGCCGGATGAATTCAAGATTCTCTGGTCGGACTTCGAGCAGCTTCGCCAAGCGCACGCGGCGGGGACACTCGACGTCCTGACGATCGGCCTTGGCCTTCGCACTGTTGAGCCTGGTCGCCCACGTCAGCCCGCCATCGTACTGCAGGTCGAGTCCCTGGCCACCGCCAAAACGCCGCTGACCTCGGCCTCGGGCTTTCCGCTCTTCGTCGAGGAGGTCGGTAAGATCGTCGCCAGCCCAGTCCCGCAGAGCCAGGACAAGGGTTCCGCCTTCACAAGCCACTACGACAAGCCACCGGGCGGGGTATCGATCGCGCCGCTGTCGACGAACTATGCCGGCACTCTGGGCTGCTTCGTCACGTGCCAGGGCAAGACCTACCTCCTGAGCAATCGTCACGTCCTAGATCCGGCGCTCAACGGCATGACCGGCGGCCCTGGCGTTCAGCAACAGGCGTTCTACGACGGCAACACCACCAATCAAACGATGGCGACGACCACCTTCCTGGCTCCGCTCTCTGCCGACGATCCGGCCGACAATGTCGACGCGGCCATGGCACAGGTGCCCGGCGCCTACGATCCACGAATCCTGACCGACCAGGGCGGCGAGAACAACTTCGCTGCGCTGCTGGCTCCCAACACTGTGGTCGCGCCGGGTGACACTGTGACCAAGAGCGGTCGCACGACCGGCAAGACCTCGCAGGAAGTCGATCTGGTCAGCGCGCAGAGCCGCACGAGATACGGCAACGGTATGACCTATCTCTTCAAGGACTGTATCAGCATCAAGAACACCAGTCCTGTGGCCTTCGCTGGCGGCGATAGCGGCTCACTGCTGACCAACGCCGCCTACCAGCCAGTAGGTCTGCTGTTTTCCGGCAATAGCGCCAAGGGCGTGGCCTACGCCAGTAAGATCGCCACGGTCCTAGCCGCGCTCGAAAACGTAGCGGGCGGACCGGTGGAGATCATCGTCGGCGCGGGCGCAAGTCCGGTCCACGCCCTGGAGATCCCGCCTCAGCCGCTGGAGCTGGTCGACTGATCCCATCGGCGCCGGGTCCACGGGCCCGGCGCCGGTGCTGTCAGCCTTATGTAAGCTTGTGTCTCCACTTTGGGGTTCTTCAGACCCCTTGTGGATCTAGGGCGTGGATGCGGCCACTACCTTTAAGGCTCCATCAGCTCCTCGTTGACATCATCTGCTATGCCCTTCGGCGCGTCCGCGACGAGGCTGACACCGCCGGCGCGGCGTCCACGTCCTGAAGCCGACGAGAATTAGCCTTCCTTGTCCCCAGTAGGTTACCGTCGGCCAAACTCATAGGCGTCCATAAGCTTCACCAGCACGTCGCTGACAGTTTCGCCGCGATGCTGGTAGCAGATATCGCTGAAACGTGCCTTGGCCTCATCGGTGAGCCGCATGGTCAACATCGCCTTGGGCCCAACGCCCTGGTCATCCCGGGGCGGCGCACGCTCCGAATGAGCGCCTGTCGTCCAATCGGAGTTTGCAGGCTTGGGCCTGCCGACAGTGCTGACGTCCGAAATCCTCGCGCCCAGGACTGAGACGAGCTCTTCGGCGAAGGCAGCGCCGGAACCAGCGTTTAGCTCTCCCCCAAAATCCGCAGTAATCGTGGTGATCGTGACCTTGGTCGTAGACATATGAAGGTTCCGACGGGGCCGCAGGTGCTGCGAGACCCTTGCGTTGAGGGTTGGGAGGATCATCAGCGTTCCCGATCGCGGGGAGCGTCCAGAGTTCAAGCATATGGCGGGTCCTAAACTGCCACTCGCCCAACTGCTCCTATTATGGGAGCATTTCGCTGCTTGGCTAGCCCTGTCCTGCAAAAACATCGAGGACGGCGGATATGGCTGGACGAAGCATCGAGCCGTTCCGGGAGATCGGCGGGCGCCTGGCGCTAGTTCGCAAAGCTTGCGGCCTCACTCAGCGGCAACTGGCCGAGCGTGTTGGCCGGCCGGCCTCCTACATCGCCAAGCTCGAGCTCGCTGAGCGCCGGCTCGATGTCATCGACCTTGAGGAGCTCGCCAACGCCTTGGAGCTCGACCCAGGCCTCCTCCACAGCCAGCTGATGGGCCGGGAGACGACTAGGCCCCCTACCGAGTGACCCCCGCGTAGGCCTCGAAAAGCGCGTCCAGACGTGGATCTTCATGTGGTGATGGAGCACCCAAAGACTCAGGCCTGCCAGGCGGCTCCCCAAACAACATCGCTGCGGCTTGATAGGCGTGTTGCTGCGCTGCTTGGAACTCCGCCTGCGTCAGTGCGCGTCTCGCTATCGCAAGCGAAAATGCCGTCGCGACCAGCGACTGAAACGCCGCGTGCTGGGCATGGTAGGCGAACGCTGGCGGGGCCTGCTCCATGATCAGGTGATCGATATACTCGCCCAAGGGCATCCCCAAATCTGCCGCATGAGCACGAGCTCTATCGGCGGCGACGCGGCTGATCCGCACGGTGAAGGTGACGGTGTCGCGGGCCTTCATAGCCCCTCCTAGAATCGCGTAGTGTTGTATGGCGTTGTAACATAAATACTCGATTTTATTAGGCTTTATCAAAACATACTACACGTTACCACATGATCGGCGACCCGGGTTTCCTCATGTTTTCAATTGCT harbors:
- a CDS encoding phage tail protein encodes the protein MIPSRDNTLSGLGFSRHPVELPVGAVIAFAGDLSATQAIGAIIAEGWLPCDGRLVQQAEYRALFRVLGLVYTPTGDPAGSFRVPDYRGQFFRGIASDAAQDPGLASRIAPPGGASATMVGSTQPPMVQGHAHEYGALNGVETGDTGSGGGVPPTAQPKTTGLYSADGSSSLSGEETRPQNIYVNYLVKASRARVRLGVGVRPPAP
- a CDS encoding helix-turn-helix domain-containing protein, whose translation is MAGRSIEPFREIGGRLALVRKACGLTQRQLAERVGRPASYIAKLELAERRLDVIDLEELANALELDPGLLHSQLMGRETTRPPTE